The Vibrio pomeroyi genome window below encodes:
- a CDS encoding MSHA biogenesis protein MshP, whose protein sequence is MSRKASQRGSALVMVIFVIVVLGFLATSLSRTSWSDNDSNTRVVLGTQAWLLSHSVNEYVMTQFYPDPDPQASSAVASVCSSNDLQPGGGVFTVASSMVDAASVNCSLDRVQCSNRGELDGFVFYVLESSVICGSGVSQVQRNQELWVKEAE, encoded by the coding sequence ATGTCCCGTAAAGCAAGCCAAAGAGGTAGTGCGCTAGTCATGGTCATCTTTGTTATCGTGGTGCTTGGTTTCTTAGCGACAAGTTTGAGTCGAACGAGTTGGTCTGATAATGATTCAAACACTCGAGTTGTACTTGGCACACAAGCTTGGTTACTCAGCCATTCGGTTAATGAGTATGTTATGACTCAGTTTTATCCGGATCCTGATCCTCAGGCTTCTTCTGCCGTTGCTAGTGTTTGTAGCAGTAATGATCTTCAACCTGGAGGTGGGGTTTTTACGGTAGCAAGTTCTATGGTTGATGCAGCTTCGGTAAATTGTTCTCTTGACCGAGTGCAATGTTCCAATCGGGGAGAGCTTGATGGCTTTGTTTTCTATGTTTTAGAGTCGTCAGTTATTTGTGGTTCTGGTGTGAGCCAAGTGCAACGTAATCAAGAACTTTGGGTAAAGGAGGCTGAATGA
- a CDS encoding prepilin-type N-terminal cleavage/methylation domain-containing protein, with protein MKGKGFTLIEMILAIVISSIVLLGVANFTELGMRGYFGSVERFRLQTEARFVLEKLSREVRHAVPNLFPASVSSGCVSFYPIVDSGFYATSGANINFLVSDTGATSSSLQSMSLVINPTRPHTDISNLNNVYLLDSVVPPSVSAAYFSIPNGANTLVSESVGKRHYIFDSNNLVEYCLANSNLLTRNGVTISDRVMSENSTLSYQPADVQSNGVVELILEFAENNESTVFEQDIQVINVP; from the coding sequence ATGAAGGGGAAAGGGTTTACGCTTATAGAGATGATTTTAGCTATTGTCATCTCAAGTATCGTCTTGCTTGGTGTCGCAAATTTTACTGAACTCGGTATGAGAGGCTATTTTGGCTCTGTAGAGCGCTTTCGACTACAAACCGAAGCTAGGTTTGTACTGGAAAAGCTTTCGCGTGAAGTGAGGCATGCTGTACCTAATCTGTTTCCTGCTTCTGTAAGTAGCGGTTGCGTATCATTTTATCCAATTGTTGATTCAGGTTTTTACGCTACCTCGGGGGCAAACATTAACTTTCTAGTTAGTGATACAGGAGCGACAAGCAGTTCATTGCAATCTATGTCATTGGTTATAAATCCGACTAGACCACATACGGATATCAGCAACCTAAACAATGTATACCTTCTTGATAGTGTGGTTCCTCCAAGCGTATCTGCTGCATACTTTTCTATTCCAAACGGAGCTAACACTCTTGTCAGTGAATCTGTAGGTAAAAGGCACTACATTTTTGACTCAAATAACCTTGTGGAGTATTGCCTTGCGAATAGTAATTTACTAACTCGTAATGGTGTCACAATAAGCGATCGAGTTATGAGTGAGAATAGCACCCTGAGTTATCAACCTGCAGATGTTCAGAGTAATGGTGTTGTTGAGTTGATTCTCGAATTTGCAGAAAATAATGAGTCCACAGTGTTTGAGCAAGATATACAGGTGATTAATGTCCCGTAA
- a CDS encoding Maf-like protein, producing MEKKHLVLASGSPRRKELLSQLGYEFSVLVTDVEECKHAQETAEEYVKRLSLDKALAALSLLATNPSEKQHVASGSDTVVVSSDAISLDSETVVLGSDTVVVSQGQVLEKPTDFSDSKRMLTQLADGRHQVMTAVSVVSEEKQKTEIVITDVWFKPLSEKEIEQYWQTGEPCDKAGSYGIQGLGGRFVTRIEGSYYAVVGLPLFETDQLLQEFL from the coding sequence ATGGAAAAGAAACATTTAGTTTTGGCATCCGGTTCACCACGCCGCAAAGAGTTGCTATCTCAACTTGGTTATGAGTTTTCTGTTCTCGTAACCGATGTTGAAGAGTGTAAACACGCCCAAGAAACCGCCGAAGAGTACGTTAAGCGACTATCTTTAGATAAAGCTTTAGCGGCGCTGTCTTTATTAGCGACGAATCCTTCTGAAAAGCAGCATGTCGCTTCTGGTTCTGATACTGTAGTTGTTAGTTCTGATGCTATTTCTCTTGATTCTGAAACAGTGGTTCTTGGCTCTGACACTGTAGTGGTAAGCCAAGGGCAAGTACTCGAGAAACCAACCGATTTTTCTGACTCTAAGCGTATGCTTACTCAGTTAGCGGACGGACGTCATCAAGTGATGACGGCAGTCTCTGTGGTTTCGGAAGAAAAACAAAAAACAGAAATCGTTATTACCGACGTATGGTTTAAACCCCTCAGTGAAAAAGAAATAGAACAATACTGGCAAACAGGGGAGCCATGCGATAAAGCCGGTAGCTATGGGATCCAAGGTTTGGGTGGACGCTTTGTTACCCGAATCGAAGGTAGTTATTACGCCGTTGTCGGCTTACCTTTATTTGAAACGGACCAGCTACTGCAAGAATTCTTATAA
- the rng gene encoding ribonuclease G, whose amino-acid sequence MSAELLLNVTPSETRVAMIEGGALQEIHVERDARRGIVGNIYKGRVSRVLPGMQAAFVDIGLEKAAFLHASDIVPHTECVAENEKKQFQVRDISELVRQGQDIVVQVVKDPLGTKGARLTTDITLPSRYLVFMPGASHVGVSQRIDSESERNRLKKVVSRYCDEHGGFIIRTAAEGADSNELAQDAAFLKRLWLKVLERRGKHKARTRLYGELCLSQRILRDFVGTELSKIQVDSRLEYENLKEFTSEYVPELTDKLELYEGDKPIFDMYDTENEIQRSLDRKVELKSGGYLIIDQTEAMTTVDINTGAFVGRRNLEETIFNTNVEATQAIARQLRLRNLGGIIIIDFIDMLSEEHRKRVLTSLEAALDKDRVKTNINGFTQLGLVEMTRKRTRESIEHILCSSCPACEGRGSVKTVETVCYEILREITRVNRAYDADKFVVYAAAAVAEALEGDESHALAELEVFIGKQVKIQAEPLYIQEQFDVVMM is encoded by the coding sequence ATGAGTGCTGAATTGTTGCTGAACGTGACCCCGAGTGAAACTCGCGTGGCCATGATTGAAGGGGGAGCTCTTCAAGAGATCCATGTCGAACGAGATGCTCGACGCGGTATCGTAGGAAATATCTATAAAGGACGTGTAAGCCGTGTTCTTCCAGGAATGCAGGCGGCTTTTGTGGATATAGGCCTTGAGAAAGCAGCTTTTTTACATGCCTCTGATATTGTTCCGCACACTGAATGTGTGGCTGAAAACGAAAAGAAGCAGTTTCAGGTCCGCGATATTTCAGAACTTGTTCGCCAAGGACAAGACATTGTGGTTCAAGTGGTCAAAGACCCTCTTGGTACTAAAGGTGCCCGTTTAACGACTGATATCACTCTACCATCTCGTTACCTCGTCTTTATGCCGGGTGCTAGCCACGTTGGTGTTTCTCAGCGTATTGATAGCGAATCTGAACGTAACCGCCTTAAGAAGGTTGTGTCACGTTACTGTGATGAACACGGTGGTTTTATCATTCGAACTGCGGCCGAAGGTGCAGATTCTAATGAGCTTGCACAAGATGCGGCATTCTTGAAGCGACTTTGGCTAAAGGTTCTTGAGCGTCGTGGTAAGCACAAAGCGCGTACTCGTTTATACGGTGAGCTTTGCTTAAGCCAACGTATCTTGCGTGATTTCGTGGGAACTGAGCTGAGCAAGATTCAGGTCGACTCTCGTCTAGAATATGAAAACCTTAAAGAGTTTACTTCTGAATACGTGCCTGAGCTGACTGACAAGCTTGAGCTGTATGAAGGTGATAAGCCGATCTTTGATATGTACGATACCGAGAATGAAATTCAACGTTCATTGGATCGTAAAGTCGAATTAAAATCTGGCGGCTATCTGATTATTGACCAAACAGAAGCGATGACCACGGTTGATATTAACACTGGCGCGTTTGTTGGTCGCCGTAATCTAGAAGAGACGATTTTCAATACCAACGTTGAAGCGACCCAAGCAATTGCTCGCCAGCTGCGTCTGCGTAACTTAGGTGGCATCATCATTATCGACTTTATTGATATGTTGTCTGAGGAGCATCGTAAGCGAGTACTAACTTCTTTAGAAGCCGCGCTAGACAAAGACCGTGTGAAAACCAATATTAATGGCTTCACCCAGCTTGGTTTGGTAGAGATGACGCGTAAGCGTACTCGTGAAAGTATTGAGCATATTCTGTGTTCTAGTTGCCCTGCTTGTGAAGGTCGTGGCAGCGTGAAGACAGTCGAAACCGTTTGTTATGAAATACTTCGAGAGATTACGCGTGTGAACCGTGCGTACGATGCCGATAAGTTTGTTGTCTATGCGGCAGCGGCTGTTGCCGAGGCGTTAGAAGGCGATGAATCACATGCGCTTGCTGAGCTTGAAGTGTTTATTGGTAAACAAGTTAAAATCCAGGCTGAACCTCTGTACATACAAGAGCAGTTTGATGTTGTTATGATGTAA
- a CDS encoding type II secretion system GspH family protein, whose product MDIKPNRGFTLVELIVVILLLAIISATAISRFGGRQSYELYALQEQASSVIRQIQLNRMQSNTDMSVSGAESLRLVAANNCIGSQSACDNLSETRSDVIASDDYSFSSVPTSSYSSPIEFNLLGNPENTASSGVQITISSNNSPDRAWVCINSQGFVYPSNQVCP is encoded by the coding sequence ATGGACATAAAGCCAAATAGAGGTTTTACGTTAGTTGAATTGATTGTAGTGATTCTTTTACTTGCGATTATATCAGCGACAGCTATTAGCCGTTTTGGTGGACGCCAAAGCTATGAATTGTATGCCCTACAAGAGCAGGCTTCTTCTGTCATTCGACAAATTCAGCTCAATAGAATGCAATCTAACACGGATATGTCTGTGTCAGGTGCTGAAAGCTTACGTTTAGTCGCTGCGAACAATTGCATCGGCTCGCAATCTGCTTGTGACAACTTATCTGAAACAAGAAGTGATGTTATCGCTAGTGATGATTATAGTTTCTCGTCTGTACCTACCTCTAGTTACTCTTCTCCAATCGAATTCAACCTTTTAGGTAACCCTGAAAATACTGCATCATCTGGTGTTCAAATTACTATCTCATCTAATAACAGTCCAGACAGAGCTTGGGTTTGTATCAATTCTCAAGGTTTTGTTTATCCAAGTAACCAGGTATGCCCATGA
- a CDS encoding type II secretion system GspH family protein: protein MKYVNSGFTLIESIIVIVLLGFAMLAFSTFLAPQSALSGQVNYSNRASALGQSIMTDLLARDYGSVSSGTPIELGSTYTNFDVDLVVANDTPTASMQKFTLTITASNNPPITLVAYKGEY, encoded by the coding sequence ATGAAGTACGTAAATAGTGGCTTTACGCTTATTGAGTCGATCATTGTTATTGTACTACTTGGTTTTGCAATGCTCGCATTTTCTACTTTTCTCGCACCACAATCCGCGCTTTCAGGACAAGTGAATTATTCCAACCGAGCTTCAGCATTAGGCCAAAGTATTATGACAGACCTTTTAGCTCGAGATTACGGCTCGGTGAGTTCTGGTACCCCAATTGAACTCGGCAGCACTTATACTAATTTTGATGTGGATTTGGTTGTTGCCAACGATACCCCAACTGCTTCGATGCAGAAATTTACGTTAACAATTACCGCAAGCAATAATCCTCCTATCACTTTAGTCGCTTATAAAGGGGAGTATTGA
- a CDS encoding TIGR02099 family protein — MSSSVTLILRACLWLVVTLLVTLAIAVTTLRVALPNLNKYQSEIELWVNQHSGFDFSIQDVGGFWRNTHPSIALQGVKASLPNAEDVTFSVERVEVEFDLIQSVVQMRPVVADLVMNQMYLDIRTIDLFAAQNGTEKPKDSGSSKRVMQELDNLLLKTLVDVTAKDSTILYRAVSDEERQLDIETLKWQNSGKHHLAEGVVSIKDANLNSLSVSANFIDGGSLTDVTGEFYVSADSISVKPWLTRYMQAESGIETGTVSLNSWLTLRNSKPVSAYVEVLPSELTWNEDGKHDLMLESGVFKLSPIDDGWQVNGHSLNLRTDDTPWPELDVAFKWNKGPWELNVSELNIETITPLIKLLPDSEQSTKMINVLAPGGSVSDIRVSMGSGIESLRYSASFSDLAIEQWELVPGFSQVSGSVFGSASEAKASLHVIDDVFPYGDVFQAPLNIKQGQVDIVWQQDENGWKLWSDKVTAATPDLQVLGAFRLDFPKDASPYLSFYGEADAYNVGETWRYLPTLALGQDLTDYLSTAIQAGKADTVKLLWHGELAQYPYTNHDGIFQVWVGLEDAKFSFDTAWPLITDLQLDLLFENDAMHLDSRSAQLMDVTADRITGRIPYLGEGGHIEIEAKATASGNAVRDYMTSSPLVGSVGAALTALQVSGDVSSEFQLNIPFDSDKEARAWGYADLNENHVEIEAPPMVLENTTGRIEFDNDVVTANGLAADLLKQGISIDFKGLNDGPGYAVDIDVLGDWDVKPLEPYIGEQWLSRLSGHAQWQSQIDIQLNDIGFTYQLDLQSDLKYLASDYPYPLAKKSLESGSARLQASGNQEAITARLQLPNTKYQAEIDITGDVPELTATNLVLGRGGYKISPVVGHHALIRTDKFNADDWLSVLMEPVQPSTAVLSQMNTPTIPAPSRITFESKELILGGISWNDVDFSARKNKQAWQMEVSSQELEGDINYLPPYDLTVSLDRLHLFVPEWSDKDKQEQLLQRKPQEAPLISELDRKIHDAMPNLTLTLNDFWLQGYKVGKVDVEMARQDNRIDWKKIQVRSGGNKADVSGWWELDGDKSHSALTVDVEGENNSELMERFGITSGIQKAPFALEGQLNWDGSPWGIKMDTLDGNVKTKFGKGIISDVSGAARLLGLFSLDSIIRKMQLDFSDVFDKGMAFNSITGTGEIQNGIFLTNDLNMDAVAGEMTIKGIANLNTRQVDAEVNFTPDITSGIPVLTAFAVTPQTALYVLAVTTVISPVVEVFTQVNYSVKGPLDSPTVSELSRSSGEFQLPEKLRKLAE, encoded by the coding sequence GTGAGCTCAAGCGTTACTCTGATTCTACGTGCATGTTTATGGTTAGTGGTTACTCTCTTAGTAACGCTAGCCATTGCCGTTACTACACTTCGTGTAGCCTTACCCAACTTAAACAAGTATCAATCTGAAATTGAGCTTTGGGTAAACCAACATTCCGGTTTTGATTTTTCAATTCAAGACGTGGGCGGTTTTTGGCGTAACACTCACCCCTCTATCGCTCTGCAAGGCGTAAAAGCCAGTCTTCCTAATGCAGAAGATGTGACCTTCTCTGTTGAGCGTGTTGAAGTCGAGTTTGACTTGATTCAATCGGTCGTTCAGATGCGTCCTGTCGTGGCCGATCTGGTCATGAATCAAATGTACCTCGATATCCGCACTATTGATCTGTTTGCTGCGCAAAACGGCACAGAGAAGCCTAAAGATTCAGGCTCTTCGAAGCGTGTGATGCAAGAGCTGGATAATCTGTTACTCAAGACTTTAGTGGATGTCACCGCCAAAGATTCCACGATTTTATATCGAGCTGTTTCTGATGAAGAACGTCAGTTAGATATCGAAACCCTGAAATGGCAGAATTCGGGCAAACACCACCTTGCGGAAGGTGTGGTGAGCATTAAAGACGCCAACCTTAACTCTTTGTCAGTGAGCGCTAACTTTATTGATGGCGGATCTCTGACAGATGTGACGGGCGAGTTTTATGTCAGCGCAGACAGTATCTCAGTAAAACCTTGGCTAACGCGTTATATGCAGGCGGAATCCGGCATTGAAACGGGCACCGTGAGCTTAAATAGCTGGCTAACATTGCGTAATAGCAAACCTGTGAGCGCTTATGTTGAGGTTTTGCCTTCAGAATTGACATGGAACGAAGATGGCAAGCATGATTTGATGCTTGAATCTGGTGTCTTTAAGTTGTCTCCGATTGATGATGGTTGGCAAGTAAATGGTCACTCACTTAATCTGAGAACAGACGATACACCTTGGCCAGAACTGGATGTGGCGTTTAAGTGGAACAAAGGGCCTTGGGAGCTGAATGTCTCTGAACTCAATATTGAGACTATTACTCCGTTAATTAAGCTGCTGCCGGATTCAGAACAATCCACCAAAATGATTAATGTCTTGGCACCGGGCGGCTCTGTTTCTGATATTCGCGTATCCATGGGTTCAGGTATCGAGAGTCTGCGTTATTCAGCGAGCTTCTCTGATCTTGCTATCGAGCAATGGGAACTAGTCCCTGGCTTTAGCCAAGTGTCCGGTAGCGTGTTTGGCTCTGCATCAGAAGCGAAAGCAAGCCTACATGTTATCGATGATGTATTCCCTTATGGTGATGTTTTCCAAGCGCCGTTGAATATCAAACAAGGTCAGGTTGATATTGTTTGGCAGCAAGATGAAAACGGCTGGAAGCTTTGGTCTGACAAAGTCACGGCAGCCACGCCAGATCTACAAGTACTAGGCGCATTTCGCTTAGACTTTCCAAAAGATGCGAGCCCATACCTCTCATTCTACGGTGAAGCGGACGCTTACAATGTCGGTGAAACATGGCGCTACCTGCCAACATTAGCACTTGGACAAGACCTTACCGATTATCTTTCTACTGCGATTCAAGCAGGTAAAGCGGATACCGTAAAACTGTTGTGGCATGGTGAGTTGGCGCAATATCCATACACCAATCATGATGGTATTTTCCAAGTTTGGGTAGGATTAGAAGACGCTAAATTCAGCTTCGATACCGCGTGGCCATTGATTACCGACCTTCAACTTGATCTGTTATTTGAGAATGATGCAATGCATCTAGATTCTCGCTCAGCACAGTTGATGGATGTAACGGCAGACCGAATCACAGGACGCATTCCTTACTTAGGGGAAGGCGGTCATATTGAGATTGAGGCCAAGGCAACGGCGTCTGGCAATGCGGTACGCGATTACATGACGTCTTCGCCGCTGGTGGGTTCGGTAGGCGCCGCGTTAACTGCACTTCAAGTCAGTGGTGATGTATCTTCGGAATTTCAGCTTAATATCCCGTTTGATTCGGATAAAGAAGCAAGAGCGTGGGGTTACGCTGACCTAAACGAAAACCATGTAGAGATTGAAGCGCCACCTATGGTGCTAGAGAACACCACGGGTCGTATTGAATTTGATAATGATGTGGTGACGGCGAACGGCCTTGCTGCGGATTTGCTGAAGCAAGGTATCTCGATTGACTTTAAAGGCCTGAATGATGGCCCTGGCTATGCGGTTGATATCGATGTGTTAGGCGATTGGGATGTTAAACCTCTCGAGCCTTACATTGGTGAGCAATGGCTAAGCCGTCTGTCTGGGCATGCGCAATGGCAAAGTCAGATTGATATCCAACTCAATGATATCGGTTTTACATACCAGTTAGATTTGCAGTCCGATCTTAAATATCTGGCAAGTGATTATCCATATCCATTGGCGAAAAAATCATTGGAAAGTGGCTCTGCAAGGCTACAAGCGTCGGGCAACCAAGAAGCGATTACAGCGCGTCTGCAACTGCCGAATACCAAGTACCAAGCTGAAATCGATATTACAGGCGATGTGCCTGAGTTAACGGCAACTAACTTAGTTCTCGGCCGTGGTGGCTATAAAATTAGCCCTGTTGTAGGTCATCATGCATTGATTCGTACTGACAAGTTTAATGCGGATGATTGGTTATCGGTTTTGATGGAGCCCGTACAGCCGTCAACTGCTGTGCTGAGCCAAATGAACACGCCAACCATTCCAGCGCCAAGCCGTATTACTTTTGAGAGTAAAGAGCTGATCTTAGGTGGTATTTCTTGGAACGATGTTGATTTTAGCGCTCGCAAGAACAAGCAAGCTTGGCAGATGGAAGTGTCCAGCCAAGAGCTAGAAGGCGATATTAATTATTTGCCTCCTTACGACTTAACGGTTTCACTGGATCGTCTGCACTTGTTTGTTCCTGAGTGGAGCGATAAAGACAAGCAAGAGCAATTACTGCAACGCAAACCGCAAGAAGCGCCATTGATCTCTGAACTAGATAGAAAGATCCATGATGCGATGCCGAATTTGACGCTGACTCTTAACGATTTTTGGCTGCAAGGCTATAAGGTCGGTAAAGTCGATGTTGAGATGGCTAGACAAGATAACCGTATTGATTGGAAGAAGATTCAGGTTCGTAGCGGCGGCAACAAAGCGGATGTTAGTGGCTGGTGGGAACTGGACGGTGACAAGAGTCATTCCGCGCTAACGGTTGATGTTGAAGGCGAAAACAACAGTGAGCTAATGGAACGCTTCGGTATTACTTCCGGTATTCAAAAAGCGCCATTTGCGCTGGAAGGTCAACTGAATTGGGATGGTTCGCCTTGGGGAATCAAAATGGATACCCTTGATGGCAATGTTAAAACCAAGTTTGGTAAAGGCATTATTTCAGATGTGAGTGGTGCGGCTCGCTTGTTAGGTCTGTTCAGCTTGGATTCGATCATCCGTAAGATGCAGCTCGATTTTTCTGACGTGTTTGATAAAGGCATGGCATTCAACAGCATCACTGGTACGGGCGAGATCCAAAACGGTATCTTCCTAACTAATGACCTGAATATGGATGCGGTGGCCGGTGAAATGACGATCAAAGGTATCGCTAACCTCAATACTCGTCAGGTGGATGCAGAGGTGAACTTCACTCCAGATATTACCTCGGGTATCCCTGTATTAACGGCGTTTGCGGTAACCCCTCAAACCGCGTTGTACGTGTTGGCGGTAACTACGGTGATTTCACCCGTTGTGGAAGTCTTTACGCAGGTTAACTACTCAGTGAAAGGACCGCTTGATTCACCAACGGTGAGCGAGCTTTCTCGTAGCTCTGGAGAGTTCCAGCTACCAGAGAAACTGAGGAAATTAGCGGAATAG
- the mreC gene encoding rod shape-determining protein MreC: MKPIFGRGPSLQLRLFFAVILSASLMLADSRLDAFSNVRYLLNSMVAPIQYAANLPRTMFDGVYDRFSTRKGLIESNHNIKREVLRLKSELILLEQYQEENKRLRKLLGSPFIRDEKKVVTEVMAVDTSPYRHQVVIDKGLIDGVYEGQPVINEKGIVGQVTFVAAHNSRVLLLTDANNAIPVQVIRNDIRVIASGNGMIDEIQLEHIPTSTDIQEEDLLVTSGLGGVYPEGYPVAYVSAVESDPKREFAVIKAEPVVEFDKLRYLLLVWPDENKQKQADQSSIEQAMLEGENGQ; encoded by the coding sequence ATGAAGCCAATTTTTGGTAGAGGTCCCTCTCTACAATTGCGCCTGTTTTTTGCTGTAATTTTATCAGCCAGCCTTATGCTGGCTGATAGTCGTTTAGATGCTTTCTCAAATGTCCGCTATCTATTGAACAGCATGGTTGCACCTATTCAATATGCAGCTAACTTACCTCGCACTATGTTCGATGGTGTTTACGACCGCTTTAGCACTCGTAAAGGGCTGATCGAATCCAACCATAATATTAAGCGTGAAGTCTTGCGACTGAAGAGCGAGTTGATTCTGCTTGAGCAATATCAAGAGGAAAACAAACGCCTACGTAAGCTATTGGGCTCTCCGTTTATCCGTGACGAAAAGAAAGTCGTTACTGAAGTTATGGCTGTTGATACTTCTCCATACCGTCATCAAGTGGTTATTGACAAAGGCTTGATCGATGGGGTGTATGAAGGTCAACCGGTGATTAACGAGAAAGGTATTGTTGGTCAAGTCACCTTTGTTGCCGCTCATAATAGCCGCGTCTTGCTGCTGACTGATGCAAACAATGCGATTCCTGTTCAAGTTATTCGTAATGACATCCGTGTGATTGCATCTGGCAATGGCATGATTGATGAAATTCAACTAGAGCACATTCCAACCAGCACTGATATTCAAGAAGAAGATCTGTTGGTGACATCAGGGTTGGGTGGTGTATATCCAGAAGGCTATCCAGTCGCTTATGTGTCTGCGGTTGAATCGGATCCTAAACGTGAGTTCGCGGTTATTAAAGCAGAGCCTGTGGTTGAGTTTGATAAGCTCAGATACCTGTTGCTTGTATGGCCAGATGAAAACAAACAAAAACAAGCGGATCAATCCAGCATAGAACAAGCAATGTTAGAGGGCGAAAATGGCCAATAG
- a CDS encoding rod shape-determining protein, producing MFKKLRGMFSNDLSIDLGTANTLIYVKGQGIVLDEPSVVAIRQDRAGSAKSVAAVGHAAKQMLGRTPGNISAIRPMKDGVIADFYVTEKMLQHFIKQVHDNSVLKPSPRVLVCVPCGSTQVERRAIRESALGAGAREVYLIDEPMAAAIGAGLRVSEPTGSMVVDIGGGTTEVAVISLNGVVYSSSVRIGGDRFDEAIINYVRRNYGSLIGEATAEKIKHEIGSAYPGDEVEEIEVRGRNLAEGVPRSFSLNSNEILEALQEPLSGIVSAVMVALEQCPPELASDISENGMVLTGGGALLKDLDRLLTEETGIPVVVAEEPLTCVALGGGKALEMIDMHGGDLFSEE from the coding sequence ATGTTTAAAAAACTTCGTGGCATGTTTTCAAACGACCTATCGATTGATTTAGGTACAGCCAATACCCTTATTTATGTAAAAGGCCAAGGCATTGTTCTTGATGAGCCTTCAGTTGTAGCTATTCGCCAAGATCGTGCGGGTTCTGCAAAGAGTGTCGCTGCTGTTGGTCACGCTGCTAAGCAAATGCTTGGTCGTACGCCTGGTAACATCTCAGCGATCCGTCCAATGAAAGACGGTGTAATTGCCGACTTTTACGTAACGGAAAAAATGCTTCAGCACTTCATTAAACAAGTGCATGACAACAGTGTGCTTAAACCAAGTCCTCGCGTTTTGGTTTGTGTACCTTGTGGTTCAACGCAGGTTGAGCGTCGTGCTATCCGTGAATCTGCGCTGGGTGCTGGTGCGCGTGAGGTTTACCTAATCGATGAGCCAATGGCTGCTGCGATTGGTGCTGGCCTACGTGTATCTGAACCAACAGGTTCAATGGTTGTTGATATCGGTGGTGGTACTACTGAAGTTGCGGTTATCTCACTGAATGGTGTGGTTTACTCGTCTTCTGTTCGTATCGGTGGTGACCGTTTTGATGAAGCTATCATCAACTACGTTCGTCGTAACTACGGCAGCTTGATCGGTGAAGCGACAGCAGAGAAGATCAAACACGAAATCGGCTCAGCTTACCCTGGCGATGAAGTAGAAGAGATCGAAGTACGTGGTCGTAACCTTGCAGAAGGTGTGCCTCGTAGCTTTAGCCTAAACTCAAACGAAATCCTTGAAGCACTTCAAGAGCCTCTATCTGGCATCGTATCTGCAGTGATGGTTGCACTTGAACAGTGTCCACCAGAGCTAGCTTCTGATATCTCAGAAAACGGTATGGTACTAACAGGTGGTGGTGCATTGCTTAAAGACCTTGATCGTCTGCTAACAGAAGAAACAGGTATCCCTGTTGTTGTTGCAGAAGAGCCATTAACGTGTGTTGCTCTAGGTGGCGGTAAAGCTCTAGAGATGATCGACATGCACGGCGGCGATCTGTTCAGCGAAGAATAA
- the mreD gene encoding rod shape-determining protein MreD has protein sequence MANSVLRSKVVIGCSFLIALILQTIPWPGSLDLFRPSWLLLVTCYWVLALPHRVNVGSALILGLLWDLLIGSTLGIRGMMMAIVMYIIALNFLVIRNMALWQQAMIIAALTVLFEVLIFFGEYLIQDVVFNPLSLWSALINCILWPWMFLLMRRVRRHWHVR, from the coding sequence ATGGCCAATAGCGTTTTAAGAAGCAAGGTCGTAATTGGCTGCTCATTTTTGATCGCGCTTATTTTGCAGACGATCCCTTGGCCTGGTAGTTTAGATCTATTCAGACCTTCTTGGTTACTACTGGTTACCTGTTATTGGGTCCTAGCATTACCTCACCGTGTTAACGTAGGTAGTGCTCTGATTCTGGGCTTGTTGTGGGACCTGTTGATCGGCTCGACGTTAGGTATTCGAGGCATGATGATGGCAATAGTGATGTACATTATTGCGCTGAACTTCCTTGTGATCCGCAACATGGCGCTATGGCAACAAGCTATGATCATTGCAGCGTTGACGGTGTTGTTTGAGGTATTGATATTCTTTGGCGAATATTTGATCCAAGATGTCGTTTTCAATCCATTATCGCTATGGAGCGCATTGATAAACTGTATACTTTGGCCTTGGATGTTTTTATTAATGAGACGCGTGCGTCGCCATTGGCATGTGAGGTAA